One genomic region from Saprospiraceae bacterium encodes:
- a CDS encoding gliding motility-associated C-terminal domain-containing protein — translation MRIVRLVLLFIFCSLNHLLDAQKIDIALVDNSTEINELCPLSRIRFKLDSTAKSPYSVVVKIGGNAIAGVDYTHSIPTTIIFAIGDSSKDFDLMPIFDGIEEGLETIIITALGQNQSADTLNISIKDHIIKILGVQDSFNRCSNEPFTISTTSAEKAILTWSAPDMVKPGIIPGTFIISPLRTTDLVVTGTLGACTEKDTIRVVSRPIGVTLNTKDTLFLCFPATSRLIASVTPANATVVWSPLDSTSQLINATNLQIGPPKSAQYIVSVTSGTCHAADTVFVRMDSLRDTKINIFPKKDKYCQGDSIFFFSQGHPKDLFPSIKPMWSPSNGFQTPADTFNAILMADKTTTYFRTTVNNACRQTDSVYIKVVEPSIPVGPVDTVVCPGTTVQIVFNKDSSEYKDFKWTEQDGLISCEKCPDPKIKVNGMQMYKVEAKKDGCDATTEITTNVFQKPSSVRLGADVPAPFIAGSTIKVSLLGTDQMRAVKWSIDGTTVPGNSLIATLEKIKPGNHPVVVEVTDANGCMWSYNFTLVVVCPPSGLSLTRTPTGVVYEGTNVTVNAVGISSNVTDVKWSVNGNGNGEKSLTLRDKPNQAGTVVYRFDATDVNGCPIAATISIQVIPCISPAELREKIPNAFSPNGDMKNDFFFYSDGALQITKLVIYSRWGQLVYNNSDPENGWDGKVGGSDAASDVYLYRMTYICGDGSPQEVSGTVTLLR, via the coding sequence CGATAATTCCACCGAAATCAATGAGCTTTGCCCACTTTCGAGAATACGCTTCAAGCTGGACAGTACCGCTAAATCGCCTTATTCAGTTGTTGTAAAAATTGGTGGGAATGCAATTGCAGGTGTCGATTATACACATTCAATTCCAACAACGATCATTTTTGCTATCGGCGACTCCTCCAAAGATTTTGACCTAATGCCCATCTTCGATGGTATAGAAGAAGGCCTGGAAACCATTATCATTACTGCTTTAGGCCAAAATCAGTCTGCAGATACCTTGAATATCTCAATTAAAGATCATATCATCAAAATCCTTGGTGTCCAAGATAGTTTTAACCGTTGTTCTAATGAGCCATTCACTATTTCTACTACATCAGCAGAGAAAGCGATCCTGACCTGGAGTGCCCCGGATATGGTAAAGCCAGGTATAATTCCTGGCACCTTTATTATAAGCCCGCTGCGGACTACTGACCTGGTAGTAACGGGCACTTTAGGCGCCTGTACGGAAAAAGATACTATTCGAGTCGTAAGTCGACCCATAGGCGTCACACTCAATACTAAAGACACCTTATTTCTTTGCTTTCCTGCCACCTCCAGGTTGATAGCCAGTGTCACACCAGCCAATGCCACAGTAGTTTGGAGTCCATTGGATAGTACCAGCCAATTAATCAATGCTACCAACTTACAAATAGGCCCCCCTAAATCTGCACAATACATCGTCTCTGTTACAAGCGGGACATGTCATGCAGCGGATACTGTTTTCGTGAGGATGGATTCTCTAAGGGATACCAAAATCAATATATTTCCTAAAAAGGATAAATACTGTCAGGGAGACAGTATATTCTTTTTCAGTCAGGGACATCCAAAAGATTTATTTCCTAGCATCAAGCCCATGTGGAGCCCCTCAAATGGTTTTCAGACTCCAGCCGATACTTTTAACGCAATCCTGATGGCTGATAAAACAACCACTTACTTCAGGACGACTGTAAACAATGCTTGCCGACAAACTGATAGTGTTTACATCAAAGTAGTAGAGCCCTCTATCCCAGTAGGACCTGTGGATACTGTAGTTTGCCCTGGCACCACTGTACAGATCGTTTTCAATAAAGATTCTTCTGAATATAAAGATTTTAAATGGACAGAACAAGATGGTTTGATAAGCTGTGAAAAATGCCCTGACCCAAAGATCAAGGTTAATGGTATGCAGATGTATAAGGTCGAAGCTAAGAAGGATGGTTGTGATGCAACTACCGAGATTACTACCAATGTTTTTCAAAAACCGAGTTCAGTTAGGTTAGGAGCCGATGTACCCGCTCCATTTATTGCAGGAAGTACAATTAAAGTTTCGTTGCTGGGTACTGATCAGATGCGAGCAGTGAAGTGGTCAATAGATGGTACTACAGTCCCGGGAAATAGTCTTATAGCTACTTTGGAAAAAATAAAACCAGGAAATCACCCTGTAGTAGTGGAGGTCACTGACGCAAATGGTTGTATGTGGTCCTATAATTTCACTCTGGTGGTGGTATGTCCTCCCAGTGGTCTCTCTTTAACACGAACCCCGACCGGGGTGGTCTATGAAGGTACCAATGTCACCGTCAATGCAGTAGGTATCAGCAGCAATGTGACTGATGTAAAATGGAGTGTCAATGGAAATGGAAATGGAGAAAAATCTCTTACACTGCGTGATAAACCTAATCAGGCTGGTACAGTGGTATACCGATTTGATGCAACGGATGTAAATGGGTGCCCGATAGCGGCGACTATTTCAATTCAAGTGATTCCATGCATCTCGCCTGCTGAATTGAGAGAAAAAATACCCAATGCATTTTCACCAAACGGTGACATGAAAAATGATTTTTTCTTCTATTCAGATGGGGCTTTGCAAATTACTAAGTTAGTGATATACAGTCGCTGGGGGCAATTGGTGTATAATAATTCTGACCCCGAAAATGGCTGGGATGGAAAGGTCGGTGGTAGTGATGCAGCCTCGGATGTGTATCTCTACAGGATGACCTATATATGTGGAGATGGATCGCCTCAGGAAGTCAGTGGTACAGTTACCTTGCTTCGATAA